A single window of Candidatus Margulisiibacteriota bacterium DNA harbors:
- a CDS encoding glycoside hydrolase produces the protein MRNKLSVAFVWHMHQPFYKDLVTGEYMLPWVRLHAIKDYFDMAAYLDDFPQIRSTYNVVPSLLAQIEDYTAGNARDKYLELSIRQPQDLNPDEKVFILKNFFMANWDTMVKPYPRYADLLLKRGRFVTIEEIAEVSKRFSNREFFDLQIWFNLAWFGQ, from the coding sequence ATGAGGAACAAGCTTTCCGTTGCCTTTGTCTGGCACATGCACCAGCCGTTCTATAAGGACCTTGTAACGGGCGAGTACATGCTGCCGTGGGTAAGGCTCCACGCGATAAAAGACTACTTTGACATGGCCGCCTATCTTGACGACTTTCCGCAGATAAGGTCCACTTACAATGTCGTCCCTTCGCTGCTGGCGCAGATAGAGGACTATACGGCAGGAAATGCCAGGGACAAATACCTTGAACTGTCTATCAGGCAGCCTCAGGACCTTAACCCGGACGAGAAGGTCTTTATCCTTAAGAATTTTTTCATGGCCAACTGGGACACCATGGTAAAGCCCTATCCCAGGTATGCCGATCTGCTGCTTAAAAGGGGCAGGTTCGTGACGATAGAAGAAATTGCGGAAGTGTCTAAAAGGTTCTCCAACAGGGAATTTTTTGACCTTCAGATCTGGTTCAACCTTGCCTGGTTCGGGCAGAT
- the mutS gene encoding DNA mismatch repair protein MutS, translating to MPEPTPMMKQYRQIKSQTDGAILMFRLGDFYEMFEEDAELASRELEITLTGRGTGENRFPMCGVPYHSVEPYISKLVSKGYKVAICEQMEDPSQAKGIVDRQITRIITPGTITDQSMLLEKTNNFLMAVSFGQDGIGLSYADASTGLFKSLDIKGNSARKTLFDEIERISPAECLLAPGVLENDPGLASLLSSRKIIATKYTLKDLSDPQLASEKLRRFFGVSSLEGFGFSGKEQGLCASSSIIEYLEQTQKTELGQITRLSLYSTDRFMSIDPPTRKNLELVETMKDRSYKGSLLSILDRTATPMGARKLRFWLLYPLKDEKEINLRLDAVEELSKEAVLRQRLLAALGGIRDIERLSSRTAGKSANARDLVALKESLLKLPDIKELLKNCTSPILKKTAEVNAIEEVAELIGSAINDDPPFQVKDGGLIKSGFSAELDEIRQASFSGKKWISDLEEKERQRTGIKSLKVGFTKVFGYYIEVTSSNLKYVPMDYIRKQTLVNCERFITPELKEKEALVLNAQERLVEMEYELFCGIREATARHIKELQAIADTISTTDALLSLAETAAGENYVRPVIVGAIHVDAAREPHLHIISGRHPVVENTIGHHLFVPNDTVMDENGSFIMLTGPNMAGKSTYMRQVALIVLLAHIGSFVPAKSASVPLTDRIFTRVGALDDLYMGQSTFMVEMLETANILNNATKDSLVILDEIGRGTATFDGMSIACAVAEHIHEKIGAKTFFATHYHELTSLADKHRGIKNMNISVKEDGDGIIFLHRIVDGPADKSYGIQVAKLAGLPSEVIFRAKEVYKTLEMVENDFGKL from the coding sequence ATGCCAGAGCCCACTCCGATGATGAAGCAGTACCGTCAGATAAAATCTCAGACAGACGGCGCGATACTGATGTTCCGCCTGGGGGACTTTTACGAGATGTTCGAAGAGGACGCCGAACTTGCTTCGCGCGAACTGGAAATAACACTTACAGGCAGGGGAACAGGGGAGAACCGCTTCCCGATGTGCGGGGTCCCTTACCATAGCGTTGAACCCTATATCTCTAAACTGGTCTCAAAAGGATACAAAGTCGCTATCTGTGAACAGATGGAAGATCCGTCGCAGGCAAAAGGGATCGTAGATAGACAGATAACCAGGATCATTACTCCCGGCACGATCACGGACCAGTCGATGCTCCTTGAAAAAACCAATAATTTTCTAATGGCGGTCTCTTTCGGGCAGGACGGCATCGGTCTTTCCTATGCGGACGCCTCTACCGGGCTCTTTAAGTCCCTCGACATAAAAGGAAACAGCGCAAGAAAAACGCTTTTTGACGAGATCGAGAGGATCTCTCCTGCAGAGTGTCTTTTGGCACCGGGAGTCCTTGAAAATGATCCGGGACTTGCCTCGCTTCTTTCCTCAAGGAAGATCATCGCCACAAAATACACGCTAAAGGACCTGTCAGACCCGCAGCTGGCGTCAGAAAAACTGCGAAGGTTTTTCGGGGTCAGTTCTCTGGAGGGTTTTGGTTTTTCCGGAAAGGAACAGGGGCTCTGCGCCTCTTCTTCGATAATCGAATATCTGGAACAGACACAGAAGACGGAGCTTGGCCAGATCACCAGATTGTCCCTCTACAGCACCGACCGGTTCATGAGCATAGATCCGCCAACAAGAAAGAACCTGGAACTGGTCGAGACCATGAAGGACAGATCATACAAAGGCAGCCTGCTTTCCATACTTGACCGCACCGCCACCCCCATGGGTGCAAGAAAGCTCCGCTTCTGGCTGCTTTATCCGCTGAAAGATGAAAAGGAGATAAACCTAAGGTTGGATGCCGTGGAAGAGTTGTCAAAAGAAGCGGTGCTGCGCCAAAGACTGCTTGCGGCTCTGGGCGGCATCAGGGACATAGAAAGGCTCTCCAGCAGGACGGCCGGAAAGAGCGCGAATGCGAGGGACCTCGTAGCTCTTAAAGAATCTCTTCTCAAACTGCCGGACATTAAAGAACTGCTGAAGAACTGCACTTCTCCCATCCTAAAAAAGACCGCCGAAGTTAACGCTATTGAGGAAGTTGCCGAGCTGATAGGGTCCGCCATAAATGACGATCCTCCTTTTCAGGTAAAAGATGGGGGGCTGATCAAGAGCGGCTTTAGCGCTGAATTGGACGAGATAAGGCAGGCAAGCTTCAGCGGCAAAAAATGGATCTCGGACCTGGAAGAAAAAGAAAGACAAAGGACCGGGATAAAGTCGCTAAAGGTCGGGTTCACAAAGGTCTTCGGCTATTACATAGAAGTCACATCATCCAACCTTAAATATGTTCCGATGGACTATATAAGAAAGCAGACTCTGGTTAATTGCGAACGGTTCATAACACCGGAACTCAAAGAAAAAGAAGCCCTGGTGCTCAACGCCCAGGAAAGGCTTGTTGAGATGGAATATGAACTGTTTTGCGGGATAAGAGAAGCGACCGCCCGGCATATAAAGGAACTTCAGGCCATCGCAGACACAATATCAACGACAGACGCGCTGCTGTCTCTGGCCGAAACCGCGGCCGGCGAAAATTACGTACGTCCGGTGATTGTAGGGGCGATTCACGTAGATGCGGCTCGCGAGCCGCATCTACACATAATATCCGGCCGCCATCCCGTGGTGGAGAACACAATAGGCCATCATCTCTTTGTTCCCAATGACACTGTGATGGATGAGAACGGCTCTTTCATAATGCTGACAGGGCCCAACATGGCGGGAAAATCGACCTACATGAGGCAGGTGGCTCTGATCGTGCTTCTTGCCCATATAGGAAGCTTTGTCCCGGCAAAGAGCGCCTCTGTCCCTTTGACCGACAGGATCTTTACCAGAGTAGGGGCCCTGGACGATCTCTACATGGGGCAATCCACTTTCATGGTGGAGATGCTGGAAACCGCTAATATCTTAAACAACGCCACAAAAGACAGTCTTGTGATCCTGGACGAAATAGGCAGAGGAACAGCGACATTCGACGGGATGTCGATAGCATGCGCCGTGGCAGAGCACATTCACGAAAAAATAGGGGCAAAGACCTTTTTTGCCACCCACTACCACGAACTTACTTCGCTTGCGGATAAACACAGGGGCATCAAGAACATGAACATCTCCGTAAAAGAGGACGGGGACGGCATCATTTTTCTGCACAGGATAGTTGACGGCCCGGCGGACAAAAGCTACGGTATTCAGGTGGCAAAACTGGCAGGGCTTCCCTCCGAAGTCATCTTTAGGGCAAAAGAAGTGTATAAGACCCTTGAAATGGTGGAGAACGATTTTGGAAAATTGTAA